The Cryptosporangium aurantiacum genome has a window encoding:
- a CDS encoding pyridoxamine 5'-phosphate oxidase family protein, producing MGKLYERIDERLRTFIGAQPVFFVATAPLSGDGHVNLSPKGRSGSLAVLDEQTVAYLDFGGSHAETIAHLRENGRITLMWCAFTGPPTVLRIHGRGEPVYRDDPRFGALVATMADADATGVRAVIVVTADRISDSCGFAVPFMDYREDRSLHADYFGRKGEDGFAAYCASKEYNRESIDGLPAVPLPLPPRPAAEPA from the coding sequence ATGGGAAAGCTGTACGAACGGATCGACGAGCGGCTCCGGACCTTCATCGGGGCCCAGCCGGTGTTCTTCGTCGCCACCGCCCCGCTGTCCGGCGACGGCCACGTCAACCTCTCCCCGAAGGGCCGCTCCGGTTCCCTCGCGGTGCTTGACGAGCAGACCGTCGCCTACCTCGACTTCGGCGGCAGCCACGCCGAAACCATCGCCCACCTGCGGGAGAACGGCCGCATCACGCTGATGTGGTGCGCGTTCACCGGGCCGCCGACCGTGCTGCGGATCCACGGGCGCGGCGAGCCGGTGTACCGCGACGACCCCCGGTTCGGTGCGCTGGTGGCCACGATGGCCGACGCCGACGCGACCGGGGTGCGGGCGGTCATCGTCGTCACCGCCGACCGGATCAGCGACAGCTGCGGCTTCGCCGTCCCGTTCATGGACTACCGCGAGGACCGCTCCCTGCACGCCGACTACTTCGGACGCAAGGGCGAGGACGGCTTCGCCGCGTACTGCGCGAGCAAGGAGTACAACCGCGAGAGCATCGACGGGCTGCCCGCGGTGCCGCTGCCGCTCCCACCGCGCCCGGCCGCCGAACCGGCCTGA